The DNA segment CGAGTGCCGCAATGCTCCGGTTGTTGCTTGTGACGATCTTCTTGAGCGCGTCGAAGAGTTCCGGATCACGGGCGCGCCACTTGTCGGGGTCGTGCAGGTAGCGTGTGTGGCGTCCGTCGTTGGTCTTTTCGGAGGGATCGGCGTACAGCCACCACGCGATGCCAAATCGTCGATCGGTTCCGGCGAGTTGGCGCAGCAGTGCGAACTTCATGTAGTCGCCGATGTCGCCGGCGTATCGATCCTGCATGGGCGATTTCCTGTCGGGGCTTTGCGCGTGCGCGGCATTCTTGCACGACGTCTCGCGGGATGAATCGGACGGCGAGCCAGATGAGGCCCGGGACAATGATGACGTCGTCCAGCACACCGAGGACGGGAATGAAGTCCGGGATCAGGTCGAAGGGCAAGGCGATGTATGCCAGTGCTGCGCCGAGAAGGATCTTCGAAATTCGGGGAGTCCGGGGATGCTTCGCGACGCATCGCCAGACGTGGATTTCCCGTTTCAGGCGTGTCGAGAGCTTCTCCTTCTGGCGATTTCGGGGCGTCATGGGGGTTAGCTGTAGGAGCGGGGTTAGGGGATGTCAAGTCGGGGGGCATTCTTCGGAGTTGCTCTGCGGCATTGGGAAATGCGCAGAAGCTGGCCGGGGTCAGCGCGAAGTTCGAGCTGGAAATGGACTTCGACAGCGTGCCGATTCTGTGCGAACGCCATGGGCTGACGTTTCCGGCTATGTAGGATTCCTTTCTTATCGAATTCTGCGACTGGGAGCGCTCTTCATGATAGAGAGCGGGGTGGACGGGCGTGGAATATGGTTGACCATCGGTTCAGCGTCGGCAAGCTGGTGACGGAAGTTCGATCACCTGACGTCGGGGGGCGCGGGACATGCCGTTCACTTTCAATGGAGTGGGAACGCACTACTGGGGCGAGCGCAACATTGTCGTTCGGGAAGGTGCGTGCGAGGCTTGCGGAAAAGTCGGCAAGCTGAAGTCGTATGAGACGACCCTTTTCTTTGTCGTTCTATTCATCCCGCTGATCCCGCTGCGGAAGCTTCGCGTGTTCGATCAGTGTCTGAGCTGCAGGCGACATCGTGTGATGTCGATGAAGCAGTGGCAGGAAGCACGCGCTACGGTTTCCGAGAAGGAGATCAGCAAGTATCGCGAAGATCCCGACAACATAGAAGCGATCAAGGAGTGTCTCGGCGCACTCGTGTCGTTGCGTGATACGGAGGGGCTGGCGAACTTCGCGCGCGAAATCCTGCCGCGACACGATCGCAATCCTGAAGTGTTGACCTTGCTGGCGGATGCGCAGGGGTTTCTTTGGCTCTACAAAGATGCAGAGGCGAATTTGCGCGCGGCATTGCGGACAGATGGAGAGTACGTGCCGGCCAAGGAGAGCCTTGCCGAGATGGTTGCGCTTGCTGGGCGACCCGATGAGGCGGAGCAGTTGGCGCAGCACATTATCGATCGCGGTGAGCCCGACAAGGCGTGGTTGCTGTACAAGATAGCGGAGTCGCACCAAGCCATCGGGAATCACGCCGCGGCGCTTAGACTGCTGAACCAGTGCGAAGCGCTGGTACCACAGATTCGGCAGAATAAGGACTTCAACAAATCGCGCAAGTTGTCGGAAAAACTGCAGGGAACAAACAAGCCAATCCGCAAGAAGGCGAAGAAGCTGCGCTCGATCCCCAAGAGCGCGAGATCGAAGAGCAATGCATCAGGGAAGGTCGCACTGATGGTCAGTCCCGTGCTCCTGCTGTTGGCTCTGCTAGGTTGGTTGTTTGCGGCATGGTATAGCGGCCAACACCGGGAGGTCTATCTGGTAAATGGCCTGATGAAGCCATACAGTGTGCGGGTGAATGGCGGCGAGGCGATCAGGCTGCATCCGGGAAGTCCGGTGCCGATTGAAGTTCGGGAAGGAATCTTGAACATCGTTCCGGAACCCGGAGACTATGAGATTGAGCCGAAGACGGTGCTTGTGGAGACAGGTTTCTTCGGACGCCCGATCGCATCGCCGATCTTCGTGATTAACCCGGACCAGGCGGCGATGCTGGAGAGCGTGTTGACACATTACTATCCGAAGGACATGCCCGTTTCGCAGGTTCCCGAGAACGTGGTTCACCTTCTTGCCGGTGACGTGCTTGTTCGGAAAGATCATGTGGACTATGTCTTCGAGCGCTTTCCCGAGAAGCTTCAGCTCTCCGACAATAAACTCGCCAAGAGGACGCGACTGACTGTCGTGGATCCGAGGCGATGGATTCTTGCCCCCGGTGTGGTCTCTGCGGTAGAGGGCTCTGACGCCGAGTCGTATGCGAATCTGGCGCGGGCAATGGTCGCCCGATTCAAGTTGGATCCGGGCGATTACGACGCGATGTATGAATTCTGTTCGATGTCCTCGATCGATGATGCGACGGAGGTTCTCCAGCCCTTCCTCGATAGGCGCCCGATCGATCCTGTCTTGCATGAGGCGTGGTTGAATATGGCTGAAGGCAATCTACCGCCCGGGGAGCTGGAGGCGATCTATGACGAGTTGCTATCTGAGTACCCGAACGATCCGG comes from the bacterium genome and includes:
- a CDS encoding DUF1232 domain-containing protein; the protein is MTPRNRQKEKLSTRLKREIHVWRCVAKHPRTPRISKILLGAALAYIALPFDLIPDFIPVLGVLDDVIIVPGLIWLAVRFIPRDVVQECRARAKPRQEIAHAGSIRRRHRRLHEVRTAAPTRRNRSTIWHRVVAVRRSLRKDQRRTPHTLPARPRQVARP